Proteins encoded by one window of Canis aureus isolate CA01 chromosome 13, VMU_Caureus_v.1.0, whole genome shotgun sequence:
- the NUDT4 gene encoding diphosphoinositol polyphosphate phosphohydrolase 2 isoform X3 gives MEPEEEPGGAAVREVYEEAGVKGKLGRLLGIFEQNQDRKHRTYVYVLTVTEILEDWEDSVNIGRKREWFKVEDAIKVLQCHKPVHAEYLEKLKLGCSPTNGNSTVPSLPDNNTLFVTAAQTSGLPSSIR, from the exons ATGGAGCCAGAGGAGGAGCCCGGAGGCGCTGCCGTGAGGGAGGTTTATGAAGAG GCTGGAGTCAAAGGAAAATTAGGCAGACTCCTGGGCATATTTGAG cAGAACCAAGACCGAAAGCATAGAACATATGTTTATGTTCTTACTGTCACTGAAATATTAGAAGATTGGGAAGATTCTGTTAATATAG gaaggaagagagagtggTTCAAAGTAGAAGATGCCATCAAAGTTCTCCAGTGTCATAAGCCTGTACATGCAGAGTATCTGGAAAAACTAAAGCTGGGTTGTTCTCCAACCAATGGAAATTCCACAGTCCCTTCCCTTCCAGATAACAACACCTTGTTTGTAACTGCTGCACAGACCTCTGGGTTACCATCCAGTATAAGATAG
- the UBE2N gene encoding ubiquitin-conjugating enzyme E2 N, producing MAGLPRRIIKETQRLLAEPVPGIKAEPDESNARYFHVVIAGPQDSPFEGGTFKLELFLPEEYPMAAPKVRFMTKIYHPNVDKLGRICLDILKDKWSPALQIRTVLLSIQALLSAPNPDDPLANDVAEQWKTNEAQAIETARAWTRLYAMNNI from the exons GAAACCCAGCGTTTGCTGGCAGAACCGGTTCCTGGCATTAAAGCAGAACCAGATGAGAGCAACGCCCGTTATTTTCATGTGGTCATTGCTGGCCCCCAGGATTCCCCCTTTGAGGGAGGGACTTTTAAACTTGAACTATTCCTTCCAGAAGAATACCCAATGGCAGCCCCTAAAGTACGTTTCATGACCAAAATTTATCATCCTAATGTAGACAAGTTGGGAAGAATATGTTTAGATATTTTGAAAG ATAAGTGGTCCCCAGCACTGCAGATCCGCACAGTTCTGCTATCGATCCAGGCTTTGTTAAGTGCTCCCAATCCAGATGATCCGTTAGCAAATGATGTAGCGGAGCAGTGGAAGACCAACGAAGCCCAAGCCATAGAAACAG CTAGAGCATGGACTAGGCTATATGccatgaataatatttaa